From Camelina sativa cultivar DH55 chromosome 20, Cs, whole genome shotgun sequence, the proteins below share one genomic window:
- the LOC104771595 gene encoding uncharacterized protein LOC104771595: MSQPWKIPKSSRILRFISEFQNSPKRGGSLFVETGFPASLIDLFFKNRDRFKKPTSKRFQRIERQIQTAPNASSLINHQDTILGKPPKRESVRSKIEKSNCVNGKLPAENKNAIKNNVCVCGGGGAFVLMAFKVLIVALLAFSTKKKLTIGITLSTFALLLTELVAARVFTRPKLCNTDENKNAISRVKIETLDETQVPKSVPCPKETEQPVKAETEDSNSKDTTIRDLLSKDEKSRSKSSRLKSKIVKKLRSYNMKKKKKTMKIKEESSSLVEVSSLVVEDKTELRTESAAAERDEEKLKDQSLSGTALIVIVLTSLLFGKILAIVLTLSCLVLRFGVAKKI, encoded by the coding sequence ATGTCTCAACCATGGAAAATACCAAAATCGAGCCGTATCTTAAGATTCATATCGGAGTTTCAGAATTCTCCGAAACGCGGCGGTTCTTTGTTCGTCGAAACTGGCTTCCCAGCTTCTTTGATCGATCTTTTCTTCAAAAACCGCGATCGTTTCAAGAAACCAACGTCTAAACGCTTCCAACGAATCGAACGTCAGATTCAAACCGCTCCAAACGCTTCTTCGTTGATTAATCATCAAGATACAATTTTGGGAAAGCCCCCGAAGAGGGAATCTGTTAGGAGTAAGATCGAGAAATCTAATTGCGTTAATGGTAAACTACCGGCGGAGAATAAGAACGCGATTAAAAATAACGTTTGCGTTTGCGGTGGAGGCGGTGCGTTCGTTTTGATGGcgtttaaagttttaatagtGGCGTTGCTAGCCTTTAgcacgaagaagaagctcactATCGGAATCACTCTCTCCACCTTCGCTCTTCTCTTAACGGAGCTCGTGGCGGCGCGTGTGTTCACTCGCCCCAAGCTCTGTAACACCGACGAAAACAAAAACGCGATCTCCCGcgtaaaaatcgaaactttagaTGAAACTCAAGTTCCCAAATCGGTTCCTTGTCCGAAAGAAACAGAGCAGCCAGTAAAAGCTGAAACAGAGGATTCAAACTCGAAAGATACAACGATTCGTGATCTGTTGTCCAAGGACGAGAAGTCAAGAAGTAAAAGTTCAAGACTAAAATCGAAGATTGTGAAGAAGCTGAGGAGTTacaatatgaagaagaagaagaagacgatgaagatcaaagaagagtcttcttctttggttgaAGTCTCGAGTTTGGTTGTAGAAGACAAAACCGAGCTGCGTACTGAGTCTGCTGCTGCTGAGAGAGACGAAGAAAAGTTGAAAGACCAGTCATTGAGTGGGACTGCTCTGATCGTGATTGTGCTGACTAGTCTCTTATTTGGGAAGATCTTAGCCATTGTTCTTACACTATCTTGTCTTGTTCTTCGATTCGGAGTTGCCAAGAAAATTTAA
- the LOC104771596 gene encoding tetrahydrocannabinolic acid synthase-like isoform X2 yields MIYLCNFKHKKTKTLKMRTLEAFALSLFLVFLVKWVNSDSNSLPGRDQFLSCMSTHSDSSFKNPKSFIHNPDSRLYADFSQSLSQNYNFLSLNFTSQKPIMIVTPRTESEVQRSLLCSRKLGVQVRTKSGGHDYEGLSYLSLDSPFIILDLVNVRSIDINLADETAWVGAGATIGELYYKIAKFSEIHGFPAGTCPSVGVGGHFSGGGFGAMMRKHGLAADNIVDARFVDANGRIYNSRREMGEDLFWAIRGGGAASFGVVVSWKVKLVRVPEKVTCFTRYLPFTQNMTKIVHRWQHIAADFEADLFIRVIIYNSGGSVQATFQANYLGGIDKLIPLMNQKFPELGLRVQDCSEMSWIDSIMYFNWKKGQPLETLLDREQRYNDLYFKAKSDFVKNPVPEIGLEGIWKRFHEVESPMMIMEPLGGKMYEIGERETPFPHRRGNLYNIQYMVKWRVKDIGEMEKHVRWMRLLYRYMSVYVSGSPRGAYLNYRDLDLGMNRGVNTSFEDARLWGFRYFGSNFKRLAMVKGKIDPTNFFRNEQSIPPLVV; encoded by the exons ATGATCTATCTCTGTAACttcaaacacaagaaaaccaaaacactAAAGATGAGAACGCTTGAAGCTTTTGCTCTGTCtctttttcttgtcttcttAGTCAAATGGGTCAATTCTGATTCCAATTCTCTTCCTGGTAGAGACCAATTTCTTAGTTGCATGTCTACAC ATTCTGATTCAAgcttcaaaaaccctaaaagcttcATCCACAATCCAGATTCAAGACTTTACGCCGATTTCTCGCAATCTTTATCACAAAACTACAATTTCCTGAGCTTGAATTTCACAAGCCAGAAGCCGATTATGATCGTTACACCAAGAACTGAATCAGAAGTCCAGAGATCATTACTCTGCAGCAGGAAACTTGGGGTGCAAGTAAGGACTAAAAGCGGTGGTCATGACTATGAAGGCCTTTCTTACCTCTCATTAGACTCGCCTTTCATTATCCTCGACCTCGTTAATGTTCGATCGATCGATATCAACCTCGCGGATGAAACAGCTTGGGTTGGAGCCGGTGCTACGATCGGTGAGCTTTACTATAAAATTGCTAAATTTAGCGAGATCCATGGCTTCCCTGCAGGAACATGCCCTAGTGTTGGAGTTGGAGGTCATTTTAGTGGAGGAGGGTTTGGTGCAATGATGAGGAAACACGGTTTAGCCGCGGATAACATTGTGGACGCGCGTTTTGTAGACGCAAACGGGAGAATCTACAACAGTAGGAGAGAAATGGGTGAAGATCTGTTCTGGGCGATCAGAGGAGGTGGAGCAGCTAGCTTTGGTGTTGTAGTTTCATGGAAAGTGAAGCTAGTTAGGGTTCCAGAGAAAGTAACGTGCTTTACAAGGTACCTACCTTTTACACAGAACATGACGAAAATTGTTCATAGATGGCAGCATATTGCAGCTGATTTTGAAGCTGATCTCTTCATCCGAGTCATCATTTACAATTCCGGAGGATCTGTTCAAGCTACATTCCAAGCAAATTATCTTGGAGGTATCGATAAACTGATTCCTCTGATGAATCAGAAGTTTCCGGAGTTAGGGTTAAGGGTTCAAGACTGTTCGGAAATGAGCTGGATCGATTCAATAATGTACTTTAACTGGAAGAAAGGGCAGCCACTAGAGACTCTTCTCGATCGAGAACAAAGATACAATGATCTGTATTTCAAAGCAAAATCTGATTTTGTCAAGAACCCGGTTCCTGAAATCGGTCTAGAAGGTATATGGAAGAGGTTTCACGAGGTCGAATCTCCGATGATGATAATGGAACCATTAGGTGGTAAAATGTATGAGATTGGTGAAAGAGAGACTCCATTTCCACATAGAAGAGGGAATCTAtataatatacagtatatggtGAAATGGAGAGTGAAGGACATTGGAGAGATGGAGAAGCATGTGAGATGGATGAGATTGCTTTATAGGTATATGAGCGTTTATGTCTCTGGATCACCACGAGGAGCTTACTTGAATTACAGAGATCTTGATTTAGGTATGAATAGAGGAGTTAATACAAGCTTTGAAGATGCGAGGTTATGGGGGTTTAGGTACTTTGGAAGTAATTTTAAGAGATTGGCTATGGTTAAAGGGAAGATTGATCCAACCAATTTCTTCAGAAATGAACAAAGTATTCCTCCTTTGGTTGTCTAG
- the LOC104771596 gene encoding tetrahydrocannabinolic acid synthase-like isoform X3 → MIYLCNFKHKKTKTLKMRTLEAFALSLFLVFLVKWVNSDSNSLPGRDQFLSCMSTHSDSSFKNPKSFIHNPDSRLYADFSQSLSQNYNFLSLNFTSQKPIMIVTPRTESEVQRSLLCSRKLGVQVRTKSGGHDYEGLSYLSLDSPFIILDLVNVRSIDINLADETAWVGAGATIGELYYKIAKFSEIHGFPAGTCPSVGVGGHFSGGGFGAMMRKHGLAADNIVDARFVDANGRIYNSRREMGEDLFWAIRGGGAASFGVVVSWKVKLVRVPEKVTCFTRYLPFTQNMTKIVHRWQHIAADFEADLFIRVIIYNSGGSVQATFQANYLGGIDKLIPLMNQKFPELGLRVQDCSEMSWIDSIMYFNWKKGQPLETLLDREQRYNDLYFKAKSDFVKNPVPEIGLEGIWKRFHEVESPMMIMEPLGGKMYEIGERETPFPHRRGNLYNIQYMVKWRVKDIGEMEKHVRWMRLLYRYMSVYVSGSPRGAYLNYRDLDLGMNRGVNTSFEDARLWGFRYFGSNFKRLAMVKGKIDPTNFFRNEQSIPPLVV, encoded by the exons ATGATCTATCTCTGTAACttcaaacacaagaaaaccaaaacactAAAGATGAGAACGCTTGAAGCTTTTGCTCTGTCtctttttcttgtcttcttAGTCAAATGGGTCAATTCTGATTCCAATTCTCTTCCTGGTAGAGACCAATTTCTTAGTTGCATGTCTACACATTCTGATTCAAgcttcaaaaaccctaaaagcttcATCCACAATCCAGATTCAAGACTTTACGCCGATTTCTCGCAATCTTTATCACAAAACTACAATTTCCTGAGCTTGAATTTCACAAGCCAGAAGCCGATTATGATCGTTACACCAAGAACTGAATCAGAAGTCCAGAGATCATTACTCTGCAGCAGGAAACTTGGGGTGCAAGTAAGGACTAAAAGCGGTGGTCATGACTATGAAG GCCTTTCTTACCTCTCATTAGACTCGCCTTTCATTATCCTCGACCTCGTTAATGTTCGATCGATCGATATCAACCTCGCGGATGAAACAGCTTGGGTTGGAGCCGGTGCTACGATCGGTGAGCTTTACTATAAAATTGCTAAATTTAGCGAGATCCATGGCTTCCCTGCAGGAACATGCCCTAGTGTTGGAGTTGGAGGTCATTTTAGTGGAGGAGGGTTTGGTGCAATGATGAGGAAACACGGTTTAGCCGCGGATAACATTGTGGACGCGCGTTTTGTAGACGCAAACGGGAGAATCTACAACAGTAGGAGAGAAATGGGTGAAGATCTGTTCTGGGCGATCAGAGGAGGTGGAGCAGCTAGCTTTGGTGTTGTAGTTTCATGGAAAGTGAAGCTAGTTAGGGTTCCAGAGAAAGTAACGTGCTTTACAAGGTACCTACCTTTTACACAGAACATGACGAAAATTGTTCATAGATGGCAGCATATTGCAGCTGATTTTGAAGCTGATCTCTTCATCCGAGTCATCATTTACAATTCCGGAGGATCTGTTCAAGCTACATTCCAAGCAAATTATCTTGGAGGTATCGATAAACTGATTCCTCTGATGAATCAGAAGTTTCCGGAGTTAGGGTTAAGGGTTCAAGACTGTTCGGAAATGAGCTGGATCGATTCAATAATGTACTTTAACTGGAAGAAAGGGCAGCCACTAGAGACTCTTCTCGATCGAGAACAAAGATACAATGATCTGTATTTCAAAGCAAAATCTGATTTTGTCAAGAACCCGGTTCCTGAAATCGGTCTAGAAGGTATATGGAAGAGGTTTCACGAGGTCGAATCTCCGATGATGATAATGGAACCATTAGGTGGTAAAATGTATGAGATTGGTGAAAGAGAGACTCCATTTCCACATAGAAGAGGGAATCTAtataatatacagtatatggtGAAATGGAGAGTGAAGGACATTGGAGAGATGGAGAAGCATGTGAGATGGATGAGATTGCTTTATAGGTATATGAGCGTTTATGTCTCTGGATCACCACGAGGAGCTTACTTGAATTACAGAGATCTTGATTTAGGTATGAATAGAGGAGTTAATACAAGCTTTGAAGATGCGAGGTTATGGGGGTTTAGGTACTTTGGAAGTAATTTTAAGAGATTGGCTATGGTTAAAGGGAAGATTGATCCAACCAATTTCTTCAGAAATGAACAAAGTATTCCTCCTTTGGTTGTCTAG
- the LOC104771596 gene encoding tetrahydrocannabinolic acid synthase-like isoform X1 — protein sequence MIYLCNFKHKKTKTLKMRTLEAFALSLFLVFLVKWVNSDSNSLPGRDQFLSCMSTHSDSSFKNPKSFIHNPDSRLYADFSQSLSQNYNFLSLNFTSQKPIMIVTPRTESEVQRSLLCSRKLGVQVRTKSGGHDYEGLSYLSLDSPFIILDLVNVRSIDINLADETAWVGAGATIGELYYKIAKFSEIHGFPAGTCPSVGVGGHFSGGGFGAMMRKHGLAADNIVDARFVDANGRIYNSRREMGEDLFWAIRGGGAASFGVVVSWKVKLVRVPEKVTCFTRYLPFTQNMTKIVHRWQHIAADFEADLFIRVIIYNSGGSVQATFQANYLGGIDKLIPLMNQKFPELGLRVQDCSEMSWIDSIMYFNWKKGQPLETLLDREQRYNDLYFKAKSDFVKNPVPEIGLEGIWKRFHEVESPMMIMEPLGGKMYEIGERETPFPHRRGNLYNIQYMVKWRVKDIGEMEKHVRWMRLLYRYMSVYVSGSPRGAYLNYRDLDLGMNRGVNTSFEDARLWGFRYFGSNFKRLAMVKGKIDPTNFFRNEQSIPPLVV from the exons ATGATCTATCTCTGTAACttcaaacacaagaaaaccaaaacactAAAGATGAGAACGCTTGAAGCTTTTGCTCTGTCtctttttcttgtcttcttAGTCAAATGGGTCAATTCTGATTCCAATTCTCTTCCTGGTAGAGACCAATTTCTTAGTTGCATGTCTACACATTCTGATTCAAgcttcaaaaaccctaaaagcttcATCCACAATCCAGATTCAAGACTTTACGCCGATTTCTCGCAATCTTTATCACAAAACTACAATTTCCTGAGCTTGAATTTCACAAGCCAGAAGCCGATTATGATCGTTACACCAAGAACTGAATCAGAAGTCCAGAGATCATTACTCTGCAGCAGGAAACTTGGGGTGCAAGTAAGGACTAAAAGCGGTGGTCATGACTATGAAGGCCTTTCTTACCTCTCATTAGACTCGCCTTTCATTATCCTCGACCTCGTTAATGTTCGATCGATCGATATCAACCTCGCGGATGAAACAGCTTGGGTTGGAGCCGGTGCTACGATCGGTGAGCTTTACTATAAAATTGCTAAATT TAGCGAGATCCATGGCTTCCCTGCAGGAACATGCCCTAGTGTTGGAGTTGGAGGTCATTTTAGTGGAGGAGGGTTTGGTGCAATGATGAGGAAACACGGTTTAGCCGCGGATAACATTGTGGACGCGCGTTTTGTAGACGCAAACGGGAGAATCTACAACAGTAGGAGAGAAATGGGTGAAGATCTGTTCTGGGCGATCAGAGGAGGTGGAGCAGCTAGCTTTGGTGTTGTAGTTTCATGGAAAGTGAAGCTAGTTAGGGTTCCAGAGAAAGTAACGTGCTTTACAAGGTACCTACCTTTTACACAGAACATGACGAAAATTGTTCATAGATGGCAGCATATTGCAGCTGATTTTGAAGCTGATCTCTTCATCCGAGTCATCATTTACAATTCCGGAGGATCTGTTCAAGCTACATTCCAAGCAAATTATCTTGGAGGTATCGATAAACTGATTCCTCTGATGAATCAGAAGTTTCCGGAGTTAGGGTTAAGGGTTCAAGACTGTTCGGAAATGAGCTGGATCGATTCAATAATGTACTTTAACTGGAAGAAAGGGCAGCCACTAGAGACTCTTCTCGATCGAGAACAAAGATACAATGATCTGTATTTCAAAGCAAAATCTGATTTTGTCAAGAACCCGGTTCCTGAAATCGGTCTAGAAGGTATATGGAAGAGGTTTCACGAGGTCGAATCTCCGATGATGATAATGGAACCATTAGGTGGTAAAATGTATGAGATTGGTGAAAGAGAGACTCCATTTCCACATAGAAGAGGGAATCTAtataatatacagtatatggtGAAATGGAGAGTGAAGGACATTGGAGAGATGGAGAAGCATGTGAGATGGATGAGATTGCTTTATAGGTATATGAGCGTTTATGTCTCTGGATCACCACGAGGAGCTTACTTGAATTACAGAGATCTTGATTTAGGTATGAATAGAGGAGTTAATACAAGCTTTGAAGATGCGAGGTTATGGGGGTTTAGGTACTTTGGAAGTAATTTTAAGAGATTGGCTATGGTTAAAGGGAAGATTGATCCAACCAATTTCTTCAGAAATGAACAAAGTATTCCTCCTTTGGTTGTCTAG
- the LOC104771597 gene encoding probable anion transporter 5 yields the protein MKLSNIPQRYVIVFLTFLSTCVCYIERVGFSIAYTVAADAAGINQSSKGTILSTFFVGYACSQVPGGWAAQKIGGRKVLLMSFVLWSSTCFLVPLDPNRVGLLVVARLLVGVAQGFIFPSIHTVLAQWVPPHERSRLVSITTSGMYLGAALGMWLLPALVELRGPESVFLAEALAGVIWSLLWIRYATDPPRSEHPKAAAAGFGGALLPTNVNHHKVTHIPWKKIMLSLPVWAIVVNNFTFHYALYVLMNWLPTYFELGLQISLQGMDSSKMVPYLNMFVFSIVGGFIADYLITKRILSVTRTRKFLNTVGFLVASAALMALPIFRTENGVILCSSVALGFLALGRAGFAVNHMDIAPRYAGIVMGVSNTAGTLAGIIGVDLTGKLLEASKLVYSDLSHPESWRAVFFIPGLLCIFSSVVFLLFSTGERIFD from the coding sequence ATGAAGTTATCGAATATTCCGCAACGTTATGTCATAGTCTTCTTAACTTTCCTCAGCACCTGTGTGTGTTACATAGAGCGTGTTGGCTTCTCTATTGCATATACCGTCGCTGCAGATGCTGCTGGGATCAACCAATCAAGCAAAGGAACCATACTTTCAACATTCTTTGTTGGCTATGCTTGCTCTCAAGTCCCTGGAGGTTGGGCAGCTCAGAAAATTGGAGGAAGGAAAGTTCTTCTTATGTCATTTGTGTTATGGTCATCGACGTGTTTCTTGGTTCCTCTTGATCCAAACAGAGTCGGGCTTTTAGTTGTTGCCCGTTTACTTGTTGGTGTTGCTCAAGGTTTCATCTTTCCTTCTATCCACACAGTTTTGGCTCAGTGGGTTCCTCCTCATGAAAGGTCTAGATTGGTTTCCATAACAACATCGGGAATGTATTTAGGTGCAGCTTTAGGAATGTGGCTTCTCCCTGCTTTAGTTGAGCTTAGAGGGCCAGAATCAGTTTTCTTAGCAGAGGCATTAGCAGGTGTTATATGGTCATTGCTTTGGATTAGGTACGCTACTGACCCACCTCGGTCCGAGCATCCAaaagctgctgctgctggatTCGGAGGTGCTCTGTTACCAACTAATGTAAACCACCACAAAGTTACTCATATCCCGTGGAAGAAAATCATGCTCAGTTTACCTGTTTGGGCCATCGTGGTTAACAATTTCACATTCCATTACGCTTTATATGTGTTGATGAACTGGCTTCCAACGTATTTCGAGCTTGGACTCCAGATCAGTCTCCAAGGAATGGATTCATCAAAGATGGTGCCATACCTCAACATGTTTGTGTTCTCCATTGTTGGTGGGTTTATCGCAGACTATTTGATCACCAAGAGAATACTCTCAGTAACTAGAACCCGCAAGTTCTTGAACACGGTTGGGTTCCTAGTTGCTTCAGCGGCATTGATGGCTTTGCCTATATTTAGAACCGAGAATGGTGTGATCCTTTGTTCCTCAGTGGCTCTTGGGTTTTTGGCATTAGGAAGAGCCGGTTTTGCTGTGAACCATATGGATATTGCTCCAAGATATGCAGGAATAGTGATGGGAGTTTCAAATACTGCTGGGACGTTAGCTGGAATCATTGGTGTGGATTTGACTGGAAAGCTTCTTGAAGCTTCCAAATTGGTTTACTCAGATTTGTCACATCCTGAGAGCTGGAGAGCTGTGTTCTTCATCCCGGGTTTGCTCTGTATCTTTAGCTCCGTTGTGTTTTTGCTGTTTTCTACAGGAGAAAGGATCTTtgattga